CGAAGATTCAAACGGGGGCACCGCATGCCCACGGCGTTCACGTAGAGCAGCGGCTGAGTATCTGCCAGCCGGCTGGCCAGATGCTGCGTGCTCGAGGCATGAAGCCCCCACTCGTCCCCAAAGACGACAAATGACAAATTTTGGATCATGCTGGAAGATCCTTTAAAGATTTCTTGCTGAGAAGGGACTCTGACGATACGACTAGTCTCATTGGCCAAATACTCGTCACGCGTGAAACACTTTCACACGTGACTTAAACTTGAGGAACTGCTGCTCAATGAGATAGTAAGAAGCAATGGATACCGTAAACACGCAAATGATGTTGATTGGGAACCGATAGGAGATTCGAGTAGTCTCCATCGGATTGAGGAACAGTTCCTGCCACAAGTAAATCGAATAACTCCACAGGCCAATCAAGCGCAACGGATACCAGTTCAGAATACGGCCCACCCAATCCGAAGGGAACCGCACGCAACGATCTAGCAGCAGAAAAATGCCTGCATTGGCCATGGTTTGCCCCAGAATCCAAAACAAACTCGGGCTGATTTTATAAGTCATTCCAGCGAGTAGCATCAGAAACAAGGGAACAACAATAAATGCAGGCATAGACGTGACTCTTGTATATCGTTTTATTGCTCCCAAATAGTTATAGAAAAATGCCAGCAGACATCCCGACGCCAGTGCATCAGCCACGGCCTGGAAATGCCGCGTCATCGCTGTGGGACTCGCTGAAAACCCGTAATACATGAGAATGCGGATGAGCGGGACCATCAACACGGTTGTCGCCGCGATCCGCAGCGCTCGTCTTGGCTCAACCAAGAGAAGCGTCATCGGCCACAGCAGGTAGAATTGTTCCTCAACCGACAATGACCAAATATGATTCAGAGACCACGCCCGGTTGAGGTGGTAATTCATTGTGTATGTTAGGCCATGGAGCATATCCCCTGGTTTAAGCATCACAACACCT
The window above is part of the Elusimicrobiota bacterium genome. Proteins encoded here:
- a CDS encoding acyltransferase; protein product: MLNANNGIVRSTFAPQLPDRIPSLDGLRAVSILLVVAGHSIDGGRYPRLLDLVSHAGNLGVRMFFLISGFLITTLLLKEFDATKQISLRNFYLRRSLRIFPAFYVYAAAIFILERIGVVMLKPGDMLHGLTYTMNYHLNRAWSLNHIWSLSVEEQFYLLWPMTLLLVEPRRALRIAATTVLMVPLIRILMYYGFSASPTAMTRHFQAVADALASGCLLAFFYNYLGAIKRYTRVTSMPAFIVVPLFLMLLAGMTYKISPSLFWILGQTMANAGIFLLLDRCVRFPSDWVGRILNWYPLRLIGLWSYSIYLWQELFLNPMETTRISYRFPINIICVFTVSIASYYLIEQQFLKFKSRVKVFHA